A window of the Osmia lignaria lignaria isolate PbOS001 chromosome 2, iyOsmLign1, whole genome shotgun sequence genome harbors these coding sequences:
- the LOC117606986 gene encoding arrestin domain-containing protein 17 isoform X1: protein MGLKDFRVVFDNPWSTYYPGQTVAGNIIVVLDSTKKIRGISVKVKGEANTCWTTDKQDMDERGQYRDGTQTVTGHEEYFETKYYLVGSASGGEIEIQSGEHKFPFQCVLPTNIPSSFEADFGHVRYTVKVTLDRPWKFDQEVKSPFTVVSPLDLNQEQRASESVREEMSKTFCCLCCGTPPLTVNYSLPVRGYVPGQSMPAKVNVENLSGVTVESVKLILCKIVTFRATTPTTDTKTEEIVVAEVGKGPVEGGATVEYEQKLDIPPLPPSNLTNCRIIDLEYNLKVVAVVSGWYHRNLSKNTLIFVGTVPLVNYQTPTAPPAEAYSMKPEVGWVTPGIPTSSPDGAPASNLYPNLPPPSYEESTNGARSLWERGESEHVFGISNRFAPRYPVYNFLPPQ, encoded by the exons ATGGGACTCAAGGACTTCCGCGTCGTTTTCGACAATCCCTGGAGCACGTATTATCCAGGACAGACGGTCGCCGGAAATATCATCGTTGTGCTGGATAGTACAAAGAAGATCCGCG gTATAAGCGTGAAAGTAAAAGGTGAAGCAAACACATGCTGGACCACCGATAAACAGGACATGGACGAGAGAGGACAATACAGAGATGGAACTCAAACAGTGACTGGCCACGAAGAATATTTCGAGACAAAGTACTATCTGGTTGGCTCTGCTTCCg GGGGTGAGATCGAGATTCAAAGCGGAGAGCACAAGTTTCCGTTTCAGTGCGTTCTACCAACAAATATACCCAGCAGTTTCGAAGCTGATTTCGGACATGTTCGATACACGGTCAAAGTGACCCTGGATCGTCCATGGAAATTCGATCAGGAAGTGAAGAGTCCATTCACGGTGGTGTCGCCTCTCGACCTCAATCAGGAGCAAAGGGCTTCG gaAAGCGTTCGAGAAGAAATGAGCAAAACGTTTTGCTGCTTATGCTGCGGTACACCACCATTGACCGTGAATTATTCCTTACCGGTCAGAGGGTACGTGCCAGGTCAGTCGATGCCAGCAAAGGTGaacgttgaaaatttatctGGAGTGACGGTGGAAAGTGTTAAGCTCATTCTTTGTAAG ATCGTGACTTTCCGTGCAACAACGCCAACCACCGACACGAAAACCGAAGAAATCGTCGTGGCGGAAGTTGGAAAAGGCCCGGTAGAAGGAGGAGCAACCGTTGAATACGAACAGAAGCTTGATATTCCACCGTTACCTCCGTCGAATCTTACCAATTGCAGAATCATTGATTTGGAGTACAATCTTAAAGTCGTAGCCGTTGTCTCGGGATG GTATCATAGGAATCTATCGAAGAACACGTTAATCTTCGTGGGTACGGTACCACTGGTGAATTATCAGACTCCTACTGCTCCTCCAGCAGAAGCCTATTCAATGAAACCGGAAGTTGGATGGGTAACTCCTGGAATACCAACATCCAGTCCTGACGGTGCACCTGCTTCGAATTTGTATCCCAATTTAC CTCCTCCATCGTACGAGGAATCGACTAACGGTGCGAGAAGTCTTTGGGAACGCGGTGAATCCGAGCATGTTTTCGGTATTTCGAATCGTTTCGCGCCTAGATATCCAGTATACAATTTCCTACCGCCACAATGA
- the LOC117606986 gene encoding arrestin domain-containing protein 17 isoform X2: protein MDERGQYRDGTQTVTGHEEYFETKYYLVGSASGGEIEIQSGEHKFPFQCVLPTNIPSSFEADFGHVRYTVKVTLDRPWKFDQEVKSPFTVVSPLDLNQEQRASESVREEMSKTFCCLCCGTPPLTVNYSLPVRGYVPGQSMPAKVNVENLSGVTVESVKLILCKIVTFRATTPTTDTKTEEIVVAEVGKGPVEGGATVEYEQKLDIPPLPPSNLTNCRIIDLEYNLKVVAVVSGWYHRNLSKNTLIFVGTVPLVNYQTPTAPPAEAYSMKPEVGWVTPGIPTSSPDGAPASNLYPNLPPPSYEESTNGARSLWERGESEHVFGISNRFAPRYPVYNFLPPQ, encoded by the exons ATGGACGAGAGAGGACAATACAGAGATGGAACTCAAACAGTGACTGGCCACGAAGAATATTTCGAGACAAAGTACTATCTGGTTGGCTCTGCTTCCg GGGGTGAGATCGAGATTCAAAGCGGAGAGCACAAGTTTCCGTTTCAGTGCGTTCTACCAACAAATATACCCAGCAGTTTCGAAGCTGATTTCGGACATGTTCGATACACGGTCAAAGTGACCCTGGATCGTCCATGGAAATTCGATCAGGAAGTGAAGAGTCCATTCACGGTGGTGTCGCCTCTCGACCTCAATCAGGAGCAAAGGGCTTCG gaAAGCGTTCGAGAAGAAATGAGCAAAACGTTTTGCTGCTTATGCTGCGGTACACCACCATTGACCGTGAATTATTCCTTACCGGTCAGAGGGTACGTGCCAGGTCAGTCGATGCCAGCAAAGGTGaacgttgaaaatttatctGGAGTGACGGTGGAAAGTGTTAAGCTCATTCTTTGTAAG ATCGTGACTTTCCGTGCAACAACGCCAACCACCGACACGAAAACCGAAGAAATCGTCGTGGCGGAAGTTGGAAAAGGCCCGGTAGAAGGAGGAGCAACCGTTGAATACGAACAGAAGCTTGATATTCCACCGTTACCTCCGTCGAATCTTACCAATTGCAGAATCATTGATTTGGAGTACAATCTTAAAGTCGTAGCCGTTGTCTCGGGATG GTATCATAGGAATCTATCGAAGAACACGTTAATCTTCGTGGGTACGGTACCACTGGTGAATTATCAGACTCCTACTGCTCCTCCAGCAGAAGCCTATTCAATGAAACCGGAAGTTGGATGGGTAACTCCTGGAATACCAACATCCAGTCCTGACGGTGCACCTGCTTCGAATTTGTATCCCAATTTAC CTCCTCCATCGTACGAGGAATCGACTAACGGTGCGAGAAGTCTTTGGGAACGCGGTGAATCCGAGCATGTTTTCGGTATTTCGAATCGTTTCGCGCCTAGATATCCAGTATACAATTTCCTACCGCCACAATGA